The genomic window CCCGAGGAGATCACCCGCCCGGCGGCCGGGGTGGGCTACTCGCACGAGCTCGCCGAGGTCACCCGCTGCCTGCAGGAGGGCCGCACGGAGAGCGCGGTCATGCCGCTGGCCGACACCCTCGCCGTCCAGGACGTCCTCGGGCAGGCGGCCGCGCAGCTCGGCGTGCACCACCGGGAGGACCCGCACGTCCTCGGCTGATCAGGCCGCCGCCCAGGCCGCACCGGTCGCCTCCTCCGGCGTGGGCACCCGGGTGGGCGTGCGGCCGGCCCGCCGCACCGCGCCGGCCAGGGCGACGGCGTCGACCACCGCCGCACCGCCGGGGTCGTTGTTGAGGTAGACGAACACGTCCTCGTCGTCGGCGTACGCGGCCGCCATCCGCTGCGCCCACTCCTCCAGCGCGGCCGGCGGGTAGCCCCAGCCCTCGGCGCCGGTGTGCAGCCGCAGGTAACCCCAGCCGGTGGTGCGCCACAGCGGCGTCACCGGCCGCTCGGCGCGGTCGGCCCAGCACAGCGCGGCGCCGTAGCGCTCGAGCAGCGCCCGCACCTCGTCGGTCTCCCAGGTCGCGTGCCGCGGCTCGACGGCCACCCGCAGGCCCGGCGGGAAGCAGGCGAGGCAGTCGCGCAGCAGCCCGGCGTCGGCCTTGAGCGTGGGCGGCAGCTGCAGCAGGACGACGTCGAGCCGGTCGCCGAGCCCCTCCGCGTGCTGCACCAGCCGGGCCACCGGCTCCTCGGGCTCGCGCAACCGCTTGACGTGGGTGAGGAACCGGCTGGCCTTGACCGCCCAGCGGTAGTCGGGCGGAGTCCGCTCCCGCCACGCGGCGAAGGTGTCCCGCTCGGGGAGCCGGTAGAAGGCGGCGTTGCTCTCGACGGTGGCGAAGTGCTGCGCGTGGTGCTCCAGCCACAGCCGCTGGGGCATGCGCTGGGGGTAGAAGCGGCCGCGCCAGTCGCGGTACTGCCACCCCGACGTCCCGATCACCACGGCCACGCCAGCGGCCTACCCTGCGCCGTCGGGGCCGACGCCCGCCGAGATCGGCGGTCTCGTACGCCTGCGGAGCCGTACGCGTACGAGACCGCCGATCTCGGCACGGACACCGCCCGCGAACGCCGACAGGGGCGGCCCCGCGGATGCGGGACCGCCCCTGCCGGGCAGTGCGTGGTGCTACGGGGTGGCGGGACTCAGAAGTCCATGCCGCCCATGCCGCCGTCGCCACCGGGCATGGCCGGGGCGGCCTTCTCCGGCTTGTCGGCGATGACGGCCTCGGTGGTGAGGAAGAGCGCCGCGATGGAGGCGGCGTTCTGCAGCGCCGAGCGGGTGACCTTGGCCGGGTCGATGATGCCGGCCGCGACCAGGTCCACGTACTCGCCGGAGGCGGCGTTGAGACCGAAGCCCACCTCGGAGTTGCGGACCTTCTCCGCCACGACGCCGCCCTCGAGGCCGGCGTTGACGGCGATCTGCTTCAGCGGCGCCTCGAGCGCGACGCGCACGATGTTGGCACCGGTCGCCTCGTCACCCTCGAGCTCGAGCTTGTCGAACGCGACGGCGGTGGCCTGCGCGAGGGCGACGCCACCACCGGCGACGATGCCCTCCTCGACGGCGGCCTTGGCGTTGCGCACCGCGTCCTCGATGCGGTGCTTGCGCTCCTTGAGCTCGACCTCGGTCGCGGCGCCGGCCTTGATGACGGCGACGCCACCGGCCAGCTTGGCCAGGCGCTCCTGCAGCTTCTCGCGGTCGTAGTCGGAGTCCGACTTCTCGATCTCGGCGCGGATCTGGTTCACCCGGCCGGAGATCTGGTCGCTGTCGCCGGCGCCCTCGACGATCGTCGTCTCGTCCTTGGTGACGACGACCTTGCGGGCGCGGCCCAGCAGGGAGACGTCGGCGGTGTCGAGCTTGAGGCCGACCTCCTCGCTGATGACCTGGCCACCGGTGAGGATGGCGATGTCGGTCAGCATGGCCTTGCGGCGGTCCCCGAAGCCGGGGGCCTTGACGGCCAGCGACTTGAAGGTGCCGCGGATCTTGTTCACGACCAGGGTCGCCAGGGCCTCGCCCTCGACGTCCTCGGCGATGATGGCCAGCGGCTTGCCCGACTGCATGACCTTCTCCAGCAGCGGGAGCAGGTCCTTGACCGAGCTGATCTTCGAGTTGACGACGAGCACGTACGGGTCGTCGAGGACGGCCTCCATGCGCTCGGCGTCGGTGACGAAGTAGGGCGAGATGTAGCCCTTGTCGAAGCGCATGCCCTCGGTGAGCTCGAGCTCGAGGCCGAAGGTGTTGCTCTCCTCGACGGTGATGACGCCTTCCTTGCCGACCTTGTCCATCGCCTCGGCGATGAGCTCGCCGATGGCCGGGTCGGCGGCGGAGATCGACGCGGTGGCGGCGATCTGCTCCTTGGTCTCGACGTCCTTGGCGGTCGAGAGGAGGTACTCGGTGACCGAGGCGACGGCCTTCTCGATGCCCTTCTTCAGGGCCATCGGGTTGGCGCCGGCGGCGACGTTGCGCAGGCCCTCGCGCACGAGCGCCTGGGCCAGCACGGTGGCGGTGGTGGTGCCGTCACCCGCGACGTCGTCGGTCTTCTTCGCGACCTCCTTGACCAGCTCGGCGCCGATCTTCTCCCAGGGGTCCTCGAGCTCGATCTCCTTGGCGATGCTCACACCGTCGTTGGTGATGGTGGGAGCGCCCCACTTCTTCTCGAGGACGACGTTGCGGCCCTTGGGGCCGAGCGTCACCTTGACGGCGTCGGCGAGGGTGTTCATGCCCCGCTCGAGGCCGCGGCGCGCCTCTTCCTCGAAGGCGATCATCTTGGCCATGTGGTGATGTCCTCCATGCATGGATCGCTGCACGGCCGGGACCGGCGCCCGCGACGGACGACACCGGCGCGGCGGGCTCCCTTGTGGCCCGCGCTCCAGTGCCTCACCGTTCCGACCTGGTTGGCACTCGGCACTGTCGAGTGCCAGTCCGAAGTCTGGCACTCGCCCCTGCCGAGTGCAAGAACGGGGGGTGGCGCGGGGGTGTTCCCCGCCCGGGGTCAGTCCGCCGGGCGGACCGGCTCCCAGCTGCCCGTCGCCGGGTCGAGGCGCTCGACGAGGAGCTGACCGCCCGGCCGCGAGAGCCAGAGCCGGGTGTGCCCGTCGTCGTACTTCAGGTCCCCGGCAGGCCCCCGAGCCAGCGTGGGTGCGTCCTCCAGGGGGGTGATGCTCCAGCGCGGCACCGGTGCTCCTCTCGTCACGGCCTGGCACGACCGAGGCCCGGCCCCGTCGGGGGACCGGGCCTCGGTGCGGAGGAACGGAGACTCGGGCGCTCGGCCCGATGCCCGCCTTCGCGAGCTCAGGCGACGCGGACGCCGTCGGCCTGCGGGCCCTTCTCGCCCTGGACGACCTCGAAGACGACCCGCTGGCCCTCGTCGAGGCTCTTGTAGCCGTCCATCTGGATGGCCGAGTAGTGGACGAAGACGTCCTGGCCGCCGTCGACGGCGATGAAGCCGAAGCCCTTCTCGGCGTTGAACCACTTCACGGTGCCCTGTGCCACGTGTGCTCCCACGGTGCGTGCGTGCGGACGGCCCCCGTGATCCGGGGACCGGGGTACAGCTCTTCCGCCCGTCGGACACGTGCGTGGAACTGACGACCGCGCGAGAACGTACAGCAGGGACGCCGCCGTGGGGAGATCCTCGCCACACGACTCGGGGACGACGGGCCGAGGATGTCACCCGCCGGATCGACGTCCCGACCCCACGCCCCCGCGCCGGGGTCTCAGCCGATGAGGCCGGCCTCCCGGACCGACCGCAGCGACGGCTCCACCCGGTGGGTCGGGCCGACGACCGGCTCGAGCGGGTCGAGGGTCTTGAGGCCCTCGCCGGTGTTGAGGACGACCGTCTCCTTCGTGGGGTCCAGCCGGCCGTCCTCGACGAGCTGCCGCAGCACGGCCACCGTCACCCCGCCGGCGGTCTCGGCGAAGACGCCGGTGGTGCGGGCGAGGTCGCGGATGCCCTGCACGATGGCCTCGTCGCCGACCCGGCCGACGGCGCCGCCGGTGCGGCGGATGGCGTCCAGCGCGTAGGGGCCGTCGGCGGGGTTGCCGATGTTGAGCGACTTGGCGATGCCGGTCGGCTTGACCGGCCTGACGACGTCCCAGCCGTTGTCGAAGGCGGTGGCGATGGGGTCGCAGCCGGCCGACTGGGCGCCGAACACCCGCCACTCCGTGTCCTCGACCATCCCGGCGGCGGCCAGCTCACGCCACGCCTTGTCCACCTTGGTGAGCAGCGAGCCCGACGCCATGGGGATGACCACCTGGGCCGGGATCCGCCAGCCGAGCTGCTCGGCGATCTCGTAGCCCATCGTCTTGGAGCCCTCGGCGTAGTAGGGCCGCACGTTCTGGTTGACGAAGGCGGTGTCCTCGAACTCGTCGGTCTCGGCGAGCTCGCTGGTCAGCCGGTTGACGTCGTCGTAGGAGCCGTCGACGGCGACCAGCGTCTGGCCGTAGACCGCCGACTGCACGACCTTGCCCGGCTCGAGGTCGGCCGGGATGAAGACGAAGGACGGGATGCCGACGCGAGCGGCGTGCGCGGCGACGGAGTTGGCCAGGTTGCCGGTGGAGGCCGCGGCGATCTTGCGGTAGCCCAGCCCCCTGGCCGCGGTGGCGGCGAGGCTGACCACGCGGTCCTTGAACGAGTGCGTGGGGTTGGCCGAGTCGTCCTTGACCCACAGGCCGCCGGTGATGCCGAGCTCGGCGGCCAGCCGGTCGGCGCGCACCAGCGGCGTCATGCCCGGGTCGAGGGAGACGCGGTCGGCGGGGTCCTGGCCCACCGGCAGCAGCGCGGCGTAGCGCCAGATGTTCTGCGGGCCTGCCTCGATCTGCTCGCGGGTGACCGCGCGCATGCGCTCGGGGTCGTAGTCGACCTCCAGCGGGCCGAAGCACTGCGCGCAGGCGTGCTCGGCGATCAGGCCGAAGGTGGCGCCGCAGTTGCGACAGACGAGGCCGCGGGCGGGGCTCGGCGGAACGGGGCCGCCGGCGGACGAGTCGGCCTGCAGAGAACCGGGAGCGGTCAGGGTCATGCGACGACTACCTCCTCATCTTCCCCGCGTCGGGCCGTCGAGCCGCGCGGGACGGAATTGGCACCTCTCGCCGCTCGCGCGAGCGCGGTTGCCGGGGCTTCACCGGGCCGTGTCCCTCTGCCCCTCTGGATGAGTGGAACGGGCCCGACTCTACCCGGCTGCCCGGGCCGCCCCGGGCTCCGGCCATGCTGGCGCCCGTGGCAGCGCGCATCGTCTACACCGACCTCGACGGCACGATGGTCGGCCCGCGGGGGTCGTTCTGGCACACCGCCGACGGCTCCCCCACCGCCGAGCCGGCCGCGGCCCTGCTCGAGCTGCACACCGCGGGCGTCGCCCTGGTGATCGTCAGCGGGCGCACGGCCGACCAGGTCACCGAGGCGGGCCGGATCTTCGCCGCCGACGGCGCGATCGCCGAGCTCGGCTCGCTGGTGACGTGGAAGGGCGGCCGGGCGCGGCACGGGCTGACCGGCGAGCTGCCGGCCGAGTACACCGGGCGCACGCCGATGGACGTGATGGCCGAGCTGGGCGTCGTCGAGGCGCTGACCGCCGCCAACGCCGGCCGGCTGGAGTGGCACGCGCCGTGGCACACCACCCACTCCGGCGACGCGCTGCTGCGCGGCTTCGTCGACCCGCTCGCCGTCGACGCGTGGCTGGCGGAGCGCGGCCTGGGCTGGCTGACGCTCAAGGACAACGGCGCGATCCCCGCCTCGGCCCGGCTGGACCTGGCACCGGAGGGGCAGCTGGCGCGGGTCTACCACCTCATGCCGCGCGGCATCACCAAGGGCGCGGCGATCGCCTGGGACCTCGAGCGGCGCGGCCTCGACCCCGCCGACGCCGTCGCGATCGGCGACAGCGCCAGCGACCTGGAGATGGCACCCGCCGTCGGCCGGCTGTGGATCACCGCCAACGGCGCCGAGGTCGAGGGCATGGCCGGGCTGCTGGCCGCCGTCCCCAACGTGTCGGTGACCGACGAGCCGATGGGCGTCGGCTGGGCCCAGGCCGTGCGCGCGAGCCTCAGGACGTGACGTCGCGCCGGGCGAAGTGGCGGAAGCCCAGCGCGGTGAAGACCGCGGCGTAGACCAGCGACTGGACGACGCCGCGGAACAGGTCGGAGGAGTCGACCGGCGTCTGCAGCAGGTCGGTCCAGGCGAACTCCTCCGCGGTGGGGAACCAGTCGCGCAGGGACCCCAGCTGCTCGACCTGGTCCAGGATCGCGAAGACGACCATCGAGAAGACGGCGCCGCCCACGGCGGCCAGCGGCGCGTCGGTGACCGTGGACAGCCAGAACGCCAGCGTGCCGACGACGAGCAGGTGGACGGCGAGGTAGCCGAGCATCCCCGCGAGCCGCAGCAGCCCCTCGCCCTGCGAGAGCGTGACCCCGATCGGCGTCCGGATGTCGTCGAAGCCGAAGGCGATGCCGCCGGCCACCACCGCCACGACGGCGAGGGTGAGCAGCGCGCCGACCGACTGGACCAGCGCCGCGAGCCACTTCTGCCGCAGCAGCCGCATCCGGGGCACCGGCGTCGCCAGCGTGTAGCGCAGCGAGCCCCACGCCGCCTCGCTGGCCACGGTGTCGCCGAAGAACAGCGCGTAGACCACGACGAGGAAGAACGTCGTCGTCGCGAACAGGACGAACAGGGTGAAGTTCAGTCCGCTGGCGGTGGCGACGTCGACCAGGTTGATCCGGCTGTTGGTCTGTGCCTCCTCGCTCGCGCCCAGCTGCAGGGCGGCGATGAGGATCAGCGGCAGGGCGACCATCGCGGCGAAGACGCCGATCGTGCGGCGCCGTTTGAACTGCCGGCGCAGCTCGACCGACAGGCGCAGCGTGCGCTCGGGTCGGTACCCGGCGACGGCGCCGGTCGGCTGGACGTGTCCGGTAGCGGTCACGACTCCCCCACCAGGGCCAGGAACGCGTCCTCCAGGCGGCGGCGCGGTGTGAACTGGTCGACGGCGATCCCCGCGGCCACCAGCGCCTGCAGCGCCTCGGCGCGCGAGGTCCGCGCGCCGAGGTCGGCGACCAGCCCGTCGTCGGTGTGCTCGACGGTGACGCCGGGCAGCCCGGTCAGCACGGCCGCCGCGCGGTCGGTGTCGGCGGCGGTGGCTCCGGGGGCCAGGCCGACCAGCACCGCACCCCCGGCGCCCACGATCTCGTCGACCGTCCCCTGCGCGATCTTCTGCCCCCGGGCCATGACGACGACGTGGCTGCAGGTCTGCTCGATCTCGCTGAGCAGGTGGCTGGAGACGATGACCGTGCGGCCGGTGGCGGCGTAGGACCGCAGCACCTCGCGCATGGCGTGGATCTGCGGCGGGTCGAGCCCGTTGGTCGGCTCGTCGAGGACCAGCAGGTCGGGCAGGCCGAGCATGGCCTGGGCGATCGCCACCCGCTGGCGCATGCCCTGGCTGTAGCGGCGCACCGGGCGGTCGAGGGCGGCACCGAGGCCGGCGACCTCGATCGCCTCCTCCATGTGCGCGTCCTCGGCCGGGCGGCCGGTCGCGGCCCAGTACAGGCGCAGGTTGTCGCGGCCGGACAGGTGCGGCTGCAGGCCCGTGCCCTCGACGAACGAGCCCAGCCGGGAGAGCACCGGTGCGCCGGGCCGGACCTCGTGGCCGAACACGGTGATCCGCCCGGAGTTCGGCTCGATGAGGCCCATGAGCATCCGCAGGGAGGTCGTCTTGCCCGCCCCGTTGGGGCCGAGCAGGCCGAGCACCTGGCCGCGGCGGACCTCGAAGGACAGGTCGCGGACGGCGACGAAGCCGTCCTTGTAGGCCTTGGTGATGCCCTCGAAGCGCAGCGGCACGTCCTCGCCGTCGGGCTCGACGGCCGAGGTGACGCGGCGCCGGCGGCGGCCCCACAGCACCGCCGCGAGCCAGCCGAGCAGGCCGAGGACGACGACGGCGCCGAGCAGCCACCACCAGCGGGACGTGCCGCCGGTGGCCTGGGTCTGCCCCTCGACGGTGGGCACCGCCAGCGCGGTGCCCCCGTCGCCGGACCCGGCCAGGGCCACGGAGTAGACGGTCGCCTCCGCGGGCAGCGCGAAGGACTGGTCGGTCGAGGAGACGACGACGCGCATCGTGTGGCCGGCCTCGAAGCGGTGCACGATCGCCGGCAGCGTGACCGCGACCTCGGTGGGCGCGGCCGGGTCCGCCGACAAGCCGGTCAGCGACAGCGGGGCGACCAGGCCGCCGGGCAGCGTCCGCGCGCCGTCGGGGCCGACGTCGTAGAGCTTGGCGAACAGCGTGGCGCTGCCCGAGGGCGAGGCGACGGCGAGCGGGACGGTGGGGCCCCGACCACCTCGACGGCGGCGTCGAGCGGCTCGCTGGAGAAGGCGGCGAACTGGCCGGGGATCTCCACGGTGCTGCCACCGAGCGCCGAGGCCAGCGCGCCGAGGCCCGGGACGGTGGTGATCGCGGCCGGGGTGCCGCCGGCGGGGGTGACCACCGGCTGGACCCGGCCGGCCAGTGCCACGCTCTCCCGCTGCACCGGCCGGTCGCCGTCGAGGCCGGGGTAGGCGTCGGCGAGCACGCTCTGGGTGCCGCCCTGCACGCTGCCCAGCCCGCTGCCCAGACCCGTGGGCGCGGGGTACTCGAAGCCGGTGCCGGGGTCCTCGCCGCGGGCGGCGTCGTCCTCGTCGCGCAGGTGCCAGTCGAACCAGCCGGCGACCAGGTCGCGCAGCTCGGCGGTCTCCCGCTCGGAGGCCTGCGAGTCGTGGCCCCCGGCGTACCAGACGACCTTGACGTCGGTGCCGTTCGCGGCGATGCCGCGGGCGTTGGCGTCGGCCTGGCCGAGGCCGAACAGCGAGTCCTCGGTGCCCTGGACGAGCAGGGTGGGGGCGGTGATCCGGTCGAGCACCGCCGCCGGGCTGCTGCGGTCGAGCACCGCGGCCACCTCGGGCGTGAGCGTGCCGGAGGCCGCGGCGGACTGGTAGGCGGCGCAGATGTCGGCGCGGAACCGGCCGCAGGTCAGGGCCTGCTCGACCGTGGCCGGGTCCACCGACGCGGGGTCGACGGGCAGGGCGGGCGCGGCGTTCCCGGACGCGGGGGCCGCCCCGCCGGAGCCGCTGGCGGAACCGCTGCCGGGACCGCTGCCGGGATCGTCGCCGTCCTCGCCGTCCTCGGCCTCCGCCGCTCCCCCGCCGCCGCCGAGCGCGTCGAGCAGGCCGCCGGTCGGCACGGAGCCGACGCCGAAGAACAGCCCCGCCCACAGCCGCTTGTAGACGCCGCTGTCGGCGTCCTGCGGCGTCGCGGCGGGCGTGGCGTCGTCGGCGGTGCCGGTCTGGGAGGGGAAGAGCGCGGCGGTCAGCGAGTTCCAGGTGATCTGCGGCGCGATCGCGTCGACCCGGTCGTCGTAGGCGGCGGCCAGCAGCGACAGCGCCCCGCCGTAGGAGGCGCCGGCCACGCCCACGCGCGGGTCGCCGTCGTCGTCGAGGAGGACGTCGTCGCGCTCGGCCAGCACGTCGAGCAGCGTGGAGAGGTCGGCGACCTCGTACCGCGGGTCGTCCAGGCCGATCTGGCCGGTGCTCGACCCGAAGCCGCGCGCGGAGTACGTGAGGACGACGAAGCCGCGGCCGGCCAGGTCCCGCGCGTCGTCGGCGACCGACTGCTTGCTGCCGCCGAAGCCGTGCGCCAGCACCACCGCCGGCGCGGGGTCGTCGGCCGTGGCCGAGGCGGGGAGGTAGAGCGTGGTGTCGAGCTCGACGGCGTCGGCACCGGAGCCGGAGGGGACCCGTGCCTCCTCGGTGCCCACGTCCTCGGCCGCGCCGGCCGTCGCCGGGACGGCACCGACGAGGGTGCCGGTGAACAGGAGGGCGAGCAGGGCGCCGAGCGCCGCGCGGGCGCCGGAGCGCGGGCGAGGTGTCACGGGCCCGCGGACGGGACGCACGCTGCGGCCAACGGACGGTGTCGCGCCGGTGTTCCGGGACCGTCCCGTCGGCGCGTCGCCGGCAGCGGTCAGGGCTGCAGCTCGCCGGTGACGACGACGACCAGGCCGGGGTCGGGCACGCCCGGCACGTCGAAGAAGCGCGCCGCCGGCCCGGTGGTGATGCCCGGGAAGGCGTCCATGAGCTGCAGGGCCGAGAGGCGCTGCTCCTCGTTCCCCGCGTCGAAGTAGACGGTCGTCGAGGCGACGTCGCCGCCCTCGTAGGCGCCGACACCCGCCGAGCTCCAGCCCTGGGCGTCGAAGGCGGCGGCCACCTCGGCGGCGAGCCCGCTGGTGGGCGTGGCGTTGAGCACGGTCACCGGCACGCGGACGGGGGTGCCGGGCGCCTCCTCGACCGGGGGCAGCGGCTCGGCCGACAGCGGGGGCAGCGGCGCGGTCGAGGGAGCGACCGACGCCGGCGCCGACGTCTGCGTCCCCGGGGCCGTCGAGCCGGTCTCCCGCGCCGCCGGTGAGGCGAAGCTGTAGACGCCGAGCACGACCAGGGCGACCACGACGACGGCGAGCAGCGCCAGGCCCCGGCGGCGGCGCGGCGGCGCGTCCTCCCCGTCGGCGGCCCGCAGCGCGGCGCGGGAGACCCCGGCCCGGCGCGCGGCCTTGCGGCGCTCGACCTCCATCGCCTGGCGCTCGGCCTCGCGTGCGGCGCGCTCGGCGCGCATCGCGGCCCGGTTGCCCACGACGCCGGTGGCGCCGGTGTCGACGTCGGGCCCGGCCTCGCGGTCGTCGCGGTCGTCCTGCGTCCGGCTCCGCGACGACAGCGCGCGGTCGGGGATCGCCTCGGTCAGCGGCGCGGCGACCACCCCGCGGACCGGCTCCCGGTCGGGGATGGCCTCGGTGGGCGGGGCGGCCGGAGCGCGGGAGGCCCCGCGGTCACGGACCACCTCGCGGTCGGGGATGGCCTCGGTGGGCGGGGCGGCCGGCGGCGCGGGAGCGGCCTCCGGCGTCCTCGCCCGGTTCCGGGCCGGCGGGCGGGCCGGCTGGTCCCACGGGTCCAGCGGCGGGGCGGCCGGCTCGGCGCTGTCGGCCTGCGGCGTGGGGACCGCCTGGAACGGGGCGACCGTCGTCGCGGGGGCGGCCGGCCGGGCCGGCGGCTGCGGAGCCGGTGGCTGGGGCGCGGGCCGCGCGACGACCGGCGAGTGCGCGGTCGGCGGCTCCGCGGGAGCGGGACGCCGGACGGAGAACCGGCCCGCGGGAGCCCGGACGGTCGCGGGCTTCACGACCGGCGGCGGGGCGACGGGCGGCGCGGCGGGTGCCGGGGCGGCGGGCGTCCGGGGCGCGCGGCGCGGCGGGGCGGGGCCTGCCGCGTGGCGCCGCCGGCAGCCACCGCCGAGGGGACGCGCGGGCGGAGCGGCGCCGCGGGCTCCGCGGACCGCGACGGGACGGCCGGGGCCTCGGGCAGCGGGGCGCGCGACCGGGCCGGCGGGCGCTCGGGCTCGGCCGGGCGGGCGGGCGCCGCCGGGCGGCCCGTGAGCCGGCGGCGTCCCGTGTCGTCACCGAGCAGCGCGTCGCGGCGGCGGTCGGCGCGGCTGCGGCCGGGACCGGGCGTGGTCGGGTGGTCGCTCAGCCCGGGTACGGGACCCGCGGCAGCGCGACCGGCGTTGGGGTGGGGCGCCGTCGGGAGGTCGGGCGCGGCAGCGGCGGGCGGCTGGTCGGTCCGGCGGCGACCGCCGGCCACCGGGGCTGACGGCCGGTCCGGTTGGTCACCACCTGGCGCCGCATGCCTGCCCACGGTGACCAAATCTAGAGGGCGGAGGAGTCCTTGCCCAGCAGGTGAGGCGAACGCCGCTGGCGTCGGGCGCTGCGCAGGCGGCGCAGACGGCGCACCAGGAGGGGGTCGGCCGCGAGGGCCGCCGGGCGGTCCACCAGCGCGTTCAGCACCTGGTAGTAGCGGGTCGGCGGCACGCCGAACTGCTCGCGGATGGCCGTCTCCTTGGCGCCGGCGTGGCGCCACCACTGCCGCTCGAAGGCCAGCATCTCGTGCTCGCGCCGGGTCAGGCCCGCGGGCTGCGCGGGACCCTCACCGGACGCCGTGCCCCCGGGCGGGGAGACCGCGGGAGCAGGGTCGGGGGTCATGGTCGTGTCCGTTCGATCGGGGGGAAGCCGTCACCCGGAACGGTAGGCCCCGGGGGTGACAGTCACAGCCCGAACGCGCGCGCGGACCCGGATCAGGCGGACCCGGATCAGACCGTGGCCGGCACCTGCTCGGCCGCCGTCCGCCGGTGCGCGGCGCGCGCCGCCCGCAGGCTGTCCACGGTGAACACCGCCAGCGCCGCCCAGA from Geodermatophilus normandii includes these protein-coding regions:
- a CDS encoding DUF72 domain-containing protein — translated: MAVVIGTSGWQYRDWRGRFYPQRMPQRLWLEHHAQHFATVESNAAFYRLPERDTFAAWRERTPPDYRWAVKASRFLTHVKRLREPEEPVARLVQHAEGLGDRLDVVLLQLPPTLKADAGLLRDCLACFPPGLRVAVEPRHATWETDEVRALLERYGAALCWADRAERPVTPLWRTTGWGYLRLHTGAEGWGYPPAALEEWAQRMAAAYADDEDVFVYLNNDPGGAAVVDAVALAGAVRRAGRTPTRVPTPEEATGAAWAAA
- the groL gene encoding chaperonin GroEL (60 kDa chaperone family; promotes refolding of misfolded polypeptides especially under stressful conditions; forms two stacked rings of heptamers to form a barrel-shaped 14mer; ends can be capped by GroES; misfolded proteins enter the barrel where they are refolded when GroES binds), producing MAKMIAFEEEARRGLERGMNTLADAVKVTLGPKGRNVVLEKKWGAPTITNDGVSIAKEIELEDPWEKIGAELVKEVAKKTDDVAGDGTTTATVLAQALVREGLRNVAAGANPMALKKGIEKAVASVTEYLLSTAKDVETKEQIAATASISAADPAIGELIAEAMDKVGKEGVITVEESNTFGLELELTEGMRFDKGYISPYFVTDAERMEAVLDDPYVLVVNSKISSVKDLLPLLEKVMQSGKPLAIIAEDVEGEALATLVVNKIRGTFKSLAVKAPGFGDRRKAMLTDIAILTGGQVISEEVGLKLDTADVSLLGRARKVVVTKDETTIVEGAGDSDQISGRVNQIRAEIEKSDSDYDREKLQERLAKLAGGVAVIKAGAATEVELKERKHRIEDAVRNAKAAVEEGIVAGGGVALAQATAVAFDKLELEGDEATGANIVRVALEAPLKQIAVNAGLEGGVVAEKVRNSEVGFGLNAASGEYVDLVAAGIIDPAKVTRSALQNAASIAALFLTTEAVIADKPEKAAPAMPGGDGGMGGMDF
- a CDS encoding cold-shock protein; translated protein: MAQGTVKWFNAEKGFGFIAVDGGQDVFVHYSAIQMDGYKSLDEGQRVVFEVVQGEKGPQADGVRVA
- the thrC gene encoding threonine synthase, giving the protein MTLTAPGSLQADSSAGGPVPPSPARGLVCRNCGATFGLIAEHACAQCFGPLEVDYDPERMRAVTREQIEAGPQNIWRYAALLPVGQDPADRVSLDPGMTPLVRADRLAAELGITGGLWVKDDSANPTHSFKDRVVSLAATAARGLGYRKIAAASTGNLANSVAAHAARVGIPSFVFIPADLEPGKVVQSAVYGQTLVAVDGSYDDVNRLTSELAETDEFEDTAFVNQNVRPYYAEGSKTMGYEIAEQLGWRIPAQVVIPMASGSLLTKVDKAWRELAAAGMVEDTEWRVFGAQSAGCDPIATAFDNGWDVVRPVKPTGIAKSLNIGNPADGPYALDAIRRTGGAVGRVGDEAIVQGIRDLARTTGVFAETAGGVTVAVLRQLVEDGRLDPTKETVVLNTGEGLKTLDPLEPVVGPTHRVEPSLRSVREAGLIG
- a CDS encoding HAD family hydrolase; its protein translation is MAARIVYTDLDGTMVGPRGSFWHTADGSPTAEPAAALLELHTAGVALVIVSGRTADQVTEAGRIFAADGAIAELGSLVTWKGGRARHGLTGELPAEYTGRTPMDVMAELGVVEALTAANAGRLEWHAPWHTTHSGDALLRGFVDPLAVDAWLAERGLGWLTLKDNGAIPASARLDLAPEGQLARVYHLMPRGITKGAAIAWDLERRGLDPADAVAIGDSASDLEMAPAVGRLWITANGAEVEGMAGLLAAVPNVSVTDEPMGVGWAQAVRASLRT
- a CDS encoding ABC transporter permease, with translation MTATGHVQPTGAVAGYRPERTLRLSVELRRQFKRRRTIGVFAAMVALPLILIAALQLGASEEAQTNSRINLVDVATASGLNFTLFVLFATTTFFLVVVYALFFGDTVASEAAWGSLRYTLATPVPRMRLLRQKWLAALVQSVGALLTLAVVAVVAGGIAFGFDDIRTPIGVTLSQGEGLLRLAGMLGYLAVHLLVVGTLAFWLSTVTDAPLAAVGGAVFSMVVFAILDQVEQLGSLRDWFPTAEEFAWTDLLQTPVDSSDLFRGVVQSLVYAAVFTALGFRHFARRDVTS
- a CDS encoding ATP-binding cassette domain-containing protein; the encoded protein is MFAKLYDVGPDGARTLPGGLVAPLSLTGLSADPAAPTEVAVTLPAIVHRFEAGHTMRVVVSSTDQSFALPAEATVYSVALAGSGDGGTALAVPTVEGQTQATGGTSRWWWLLGAVVVLGLLGWLAAVLWGRRRRRVTSAVEPDGEDVPLRFEGITKAYKDGFVAVRDLSFEVRRGQVLGLLGPNGAGKTTSLRMLMGLIEPNSGRITVFGHEVRPGAPVLSRLGSFVEGTGLQPHLSGRDNLRLYWAATGRPAEDAHMEEAIEVAGLGAALDRPVRRYSQGMRQRVAIAQAMLGLPDLLVLDEPTNGLDPPQIHAMREVLRSYAATGRTVIVSSHLLSEIEQTCSHVVVMARGQKIAQGTVDEIVGAGGAVLVGLAPGATAADTDRAAAVLTGLPGVTVEHTDDGLVADLGARTSRAEALQALVAAGIAVDQFTPRRRLEDAFLALVGES
- a CDS encoding alpha/beta hydrolase, which encodes MTPRPRSGARAALGALLALLFTGTLVGAVPATAGAAEDVGTEEARVPSGSGADAVELDTTLYLPASATADDPAPAVVLAHGFGGSKQSVADDARDLAGRGFVVLTYSARGFGSSTGQIGLDDPRYEVADLSTLLDVLAERDDVLLDDDGDPRVGVAGASYGGALSLLAAAYDDRVDAIAPQITWNSLTAALFPSQTGTADDATPAATPQDADSGVYKRLWAGLFFGVGSVPTGGLLDALGGGGGAAEAEDGEDGDDPGSGPGSGSASGSGGAAPASGNAAPALPVDPASVDPATVEQALTCGRFRADICAAYQSAAASGTLTPEVAAVLDRSSPAAVLDRITAPTLLVQGTEDSLFGLGQADANARGIAANGTDVKVVWYAGGHDSQASERETAELRDLVAGWFDWHLRDEDDAARGEDPGTGFEYPAPTGLGSGLGSVQGGTQSVLADAYPGLDGDRPVQRESVALAGRVQPVVTPAGGTPAAITTVPGLGALASALGGSTVEIPGQFAAFSSEPLDAAVEVVGAPPSRSPSPRPRAAPRCSPSSTTSAPTARGRCPAAWSPRCR